DNA sequence from the Candidatus Poribacteria bacterium genome:
CCGAGTGAGTTGAACTTGTAGTTCCAAGGTCTCCGCTGGAGGTATCGGATGTACGGCGAATTCGGTCTCTTCGTATCCGGTATGTGCGATCGCTAAAGTGAAGGCTTGTTCTACAGGAAGATTTTCAAAGGTGAAAACACCTGTTCGTGTTGTTAACGTCTCGTAAACCTTCCCGGCTTTATCCGTAAGTTGGAGATTGACTTCCCCGAGAGGATCACCTGTTGCTTTATCCGTTAAAACACCGCGCAGATGCGAAACTGGAGTTGCCAATGCTTCAAGTGTCACCTTATCCAGCGAGACAACCTGTCCAGTGGCGACAGTAATATTCACCTCTTTGGTCTCATATCCTTTTGCCGATATTTGGAGCGTGTAATTTCCAGCTTCGATTGATGGGAGTTCATAGGTCGCCTGCGCTTCAGCTTGCACTAAGAGTTGCCCATCCCTTAGTAAACGCACTTGAATCAATACACCATCAATAGGGTGCACCTCTCCACGCAGCGTCCCTGTCAGTGTCTCCACTGGGGAGGTGTCTACCGTTTCCTCAATGGGATTCTCTGTTCCGCAATTCAATCCTGCGAGCAGCAGGAATACCACAGTAAGCGTGTGTATAGGTTTCATGATTTTTTCCTATTTGTTTATCTGTTTTTTATTCTGCCCCACGTCGTTGCCAATTTGTTCACAGGGTCAACTGCGGCGGCGGTTTCAACGCCGTTGTCCATGAGCTCGTTCATATCCTCTTCTTCCAAAGCAACACTGAAGATAGCAACGTCGTCGATGATGCCTGCAGTATACCGGTCATAGTGCCGTCCAATATGAAATACGCCTTCACCCGTGCCGTACCCGTCCTTTTCATTGAAATCAGTCTCGGCTTCCATTTCGCCATCTATCCATATCGAAGCCTTACCCGTACTTGTGTCGGCTCTGCCAACGACAAAGTGCCATTTGTCGTCTCCAATCTCGGTAGTGCCATCTGCTCGGAAACTTGTTGATGCACTGTCGCGTAAGTAGAGGGTCACCTTGTTATCGCCACCTCCGTTCCAGAGTAGATACCACGGGAGCGCCTGTGATGTATCCTCGTAGTTTTTGCCAACAAGCGCGCCGGCGACCTTGGTGCCTTTGAAATGGCAGATGATCGTGAAGGAGACACCCGCCTTAAATCCGACAGTGTCCGAGTGTGGAACTTCAACCCAATTGCTGGCACCATCAAATTCAAGTGCTTTTCCAAATTTCCCATCAACCCATTTCGCACCGTGGATTTCACCGTCGTTTCCATGCTCTGACGAATCCGTAGCAACATTACCCTTTCCCTCGTCAAAGAGCCACATTCCCATAATAGTATCGGGGTCAATCTTCGCAAAACTGGGTAGTGCTGCCAGTAAAAAGACTACCACAAAACTCGCGAGCGATATTCGCACATTTTTAACCAAAAACATTACGGTTCCTCCTTAAAATAGCCATCAGTTCACAACACAAACGAGCAATTTCTATGCCACCCATTTCTCACCTCAAGTGCGAGATTTCGCACGAAATGGGGCAATCCTTGTCTCAGCGTGCACAAAAAGGGGCAACTGCAAGTGGCTGAGATATTAAACACACGCTCTAATCCCTATAGTATAGCATTCATAGTGCGGTTATGTCAAATCAAACGGGTAGGCTTACTTAGCCAGTGTATAGGTTGAGTTGAACGGAACATTAAAAATCACATGCTTTTGTCAAAAACTTCCTAATCCTCAAGATGATTGTGCCTACAGAAACTGGAACGTTAGTTGTTCTACACTGCAATTATCTTCAAAATCCCACTGATTGACAAAGAGACATCGTTTTTGATAGAATAGTCTTTGCTTCGCCACGCAACTAAAACCTTAAGGAGATAAACGGACGAAAAACACGAATTACGCCCTCCATTTCACTATTAAACCCTCGCGATGCTTTCTGTTAATGCTAATCTTGTCGCTGAGCGGATCCGTTAACGCGGCGTTCGAGAATATCGAACTCATGGCGGGACCCGCGGGAATGGGTGGCGCGTACTCGGCGGCGACACAGGATACCAGTGCCCTGATATGGAACCCTGCAGGTTTGGCAGGATTACCTACACCTGAAATCGGCATCAGTTACATGGATCTATATGGCGTGTTGGGTTACAGTTTCGTGGGAGTGGCACATCCAATTCGGAGCGGACAAACTGTTGGCGCAGCAATTTTGAACTCAAGCGATATAGAAGGCATTTCTCAAGAACGGATTGTGCTACTGTCTTCTGCAGTTCGTGTATGGAAGGGGTTTCACATCGGTATTAATGCGAAATACTTCAGCACTTCAGTCAATTTGGAACAGATGCCGTTAGGGCGCGGGATAGGATGGGGCACCGATCTCGGCATCCAGTATGAGCTTATGACAGATATTTTTAGAATTGGCATAGTCCTCCCGAATCTGTTCTCAAATCTGTCTTATCGCCGACTTGAAGAGGCGACCTCCACAAACACCTACAATGAATCGCTACTACGTGAATGGCGCATCGGCGCTGCGGTAAAAGTCAATTTCGGCTCAGAGACACCAGACAGGAAACTGGATGCTTTGTTAGCGGCTTTTGAGATTGCTAACGGCATCCCGCTTATTGGATGTGAGTACCGGAACGATATAAGATACGGTGAATTTGCGCTGCGGTTAGGATGGCGTTTCAACGATGGACTTACCGCCGGATTCGGCTATCAGCGTGGTAATATCGGCTTAGATTACGCCTTCGTGAACGAGAGATACGGTTCGCAGACTTCGCTGTTTTCAGTCCGGCTTTTCTACTGATCTAACCTACAAAATGAGTAAAAAAATATGTTGGCGTATCACATTCTCCGTTTGGATTGGCACGAGAAAACAGAAGATGGTCCAACCAGTCGGCTTTTCAACGATGAAAAATCATATTTGGATTTGATGTTTGAGAAAGCGGGAATTCGGTAGTTTTAACGTTGAAAATCACTATTTTCCCATTGTATAATAGTAATGGCTATTATTCCTCTGGATTTAGGCAAAAAGGAGGTAAAACGATGGAAAAATCAAACTCACGCCTATGCAACAGAAACAGATTTTAAATTCTGTTCTCTCTTTTTTAGGCGAACCGATAAGAGGCACCCCAGTTACGGAACTGCTGAAATTTGCAGGGACAATTTCAAAGGAAGATACGGAAACCATGAAACAGACGATTGAAGAAGGATGCGGAATGGCATCGTTATCGCAAGGACAGCCTACTGAAAAGCATTGATTTCTCGGACGACCTATGATAAAATCTTTTCAAGAGACCCGTACGGACAAGAACAACACCACCGTAATCAAAAAGGAGACAACACCATGAAAAATCCAACGACTATCCAAGAGATTGTACAGCGATTAGAAAACCTTTCGCCCGGACAACAGCAGGAGGTTCTAGATAAGGTACATCCATTAAGGAATTTATTAAATTTGCTGGAACAATTCCATTAAAAGATCTTGAAGAGATGAAGCAAGCGATTAACATGAATTAATTCTTGCTACCCGAGACGCACATTTTGATGAAGTCGAATCTCTACAGACAGAATACTGGTAGCCCCTACACTAACAACAGATACGGGTCTTGAATATAGCCGGAGACTGTTTGTAGGAACTGTGCTGCAGGTGCGCCATCTATCACACGATGGTCAAACGTTAAACTCAGCGTCAGCATGCTACGAACGACAATCTCATCGTCGTGAACAACCGGCTTCTTCAGAATCCGTCCCACCCCCAGAATAGCACTCTCCGGTGGATTGATAATAGGCGTGAAAGCATCAATCCCGAAGTTCCCAAGGTTTGTGATGGTAAAGGTGCCACCTTGAAGTTCACCGGGTGTCAATTGGTTACCGCGTGCCCGCTCTGCGAAACCCCTCACCTGATCGGAGATCTCCGATAATCTCTCCTTATCTGCATTCCGGACGACCGGCACCACGAGACCATCGTCCAGTGCGACTGCCACACCGATGTTAATTTCCGACAATAGATGAATCCCTTCATCCGTGAGTGTTGCGTTGAGGCGCGGATGTTCTCGCAAAGCGTTTGCAACGACTTTAACGAGCAGATCGGTGTAGGTGAGACTCACCTCCCTTGCCTGCAGCTTATCGTTGAGCATCCCACGCAGTTCAACGAAAGCCGTTGCGTCAACCTCTGTGTGAAGTGTAACACTGGCATTTGTTTGAAGGCTCATCGTCATCCGTTCTGCGATAATTTCACGGATGCCGCCCATAGGAATAACTTCTGTCGCCTGTTCGAGAACAGGTGCCTCTACAACAGCGGCTTCAGCGGCGGCTGCGCTTGCTTGTAACACGTCGTCTCGGACGATTCTGCCATCGGGTCCCGAACCGACAAGTGAAACCAGATTGACGCCGTGTTCCTTCGCCAATCGCCGGGCAAGCGGTGATGCCTTAAGCCGTGTCGTTTCTTCGATTGGAGCGGGTCCCCTCAAGTCAATATATCGCTGAACATCGCTCTCAAGGTTTGACCTCGGTCAAGTCAATAGCAAGTTTTTCAGCGAGTTGGCGTGCCGCTGGCGAGGCTTTTGGTGCAACGGTCGGAGTCGGTGATGTTGCCTTCGGCTGTGCGGGTTGTGCTGATGCTTGCGGTTCCGGCGTGGTGTCCACTTCAACCGTCCCGGCATCCACCTCAACGCGTGCCACTTCCTCGCCGGGTGCGCCGATAATCGCTAACAGGGCATTAACAGGGACATTGGCACCCTCCTCAGCAAGCAATTGCGCGATAACC
Encoded proteins:
- a CDS encoding carboxypeptidase regulatory-like domain-containing protein; translated protein: MKPIHTLTVVFLLLAGLNCGTENPIEETVDTSPVETLTGTLRGEVHPIDGVLIQVRLLRDGQLLVQAEAQATYELPSIEAGNYTLQISAKGYETKEVNITVATGQVVSLDKVTLEALATPVSHLRGVLTDKATGDPLGEVNLQLTDKAGKVYETLTTRTGVFTFENLPVEQAFTLAIAHTGYEETEFAVHPIPPAETLELQVQLTRLPGPDKLDPGRGLSTGSQAPAFELPDADGTLHALADYVGNKNVVLVFYRGGW
- a CDS encoding LamG domain-containing protein, with translation MFLVKNVRISLASFVVVFLLAALPSFAKIDPDTIMGMWLFDEGKGNVATDSSEHGNDGEIHGAKWVDGKFGKALEFDGASNWVEVPHSDTVGFKAGVSFTIICHFKGTKVAGALVGKNYEDTSQALPWYLLWNGGGDNKVTLYLRDSASTSFRADGTTEIGDDKWHFVVGRADTSTGKASIWIDGEMEAETDFNEKDGYGTGEGVFHIGRHYDRYTAGIIDDVAIFSVALEEEDMNELMDNGVETAAAVDPVNKLATTWGRIKNR